Sequence from the Exiguobacterium aurantiacum genome:
ACAACGCCGCGCTGCCAGTGTTTGGAAGCTTGGCCGTGTTGACGGCGTGCGGCGCCTTCTTCTTCGCCGGCGCCTTGAAAGAACGGAAAGCAAGTTTGGCCTTACTCGAGGAAAAAGTTGGATAAAGTCTTGATTTCCCGATATTCTCATTCTCAACATTTATGTTTTATTGAGAATGAATAATAAGGTGAGTCGCTTGAAATAAAAAATTGCCTAGATTAAGATTAGAATATATCTAATCTACGCCAAAAATGGCGAGAAAACGGAAGGGGTATCCGAATGTCTAACGTACCACACATGAAAATTGATGACCTCCGCGTCTCAATCGAAGGAAAAGAGATCGTCAAAGGTCTTAATCTTGAAATTAAAGGTGGCGAAATTCACGCCATCATGGGTCCTAACGGGACGGGTAAATCTACACTCGCATCGGCACTTATGGGACATCCATTGTATGAAGTCACAGGCGGAAGCGTCGATTTGAACGGCGAAGACGTACTCGACATGGAAGTCGACGAGCGCGCGCAAGCCGGAATGTTCCTCGCGATGCAGTATCCTGCTGAAATCAGTGGTGTCACGAATGCCGATTTCTTGCGTTCAGCAATCAACTCGCGCCGTGAAGAAGGCCAAGAAATCTCGCTCATGAAGTTCATCCGTGAACTCGATGCGAAGATGGGCGTTCTCGAAATCCCTTCAGAAATGGCACACCGCTATTTGAACGAAGGCTTCTCAGGTGGGGAGAAAAAACGTAACGAGATTCTTCAGATGATGATGATCAAACCGAACATCGCCATCCTCGACGAGATCGACTCAGGTCTTGACATCGATGCGCTCAAAGTCGTCGCTAAAGGCGTCAACGAAATGCGCAACGAAGAGTTCGGTTGCTTGATCATCACGCACTACCAACGTCTCCTCAACTATATCGAGCCAGACTTTGTTCATATCATGATGGACGGAAAAATCGTCATGTCAGGTGGCAAAGAGCTTGCACAACGACTCGAAGCAGAA
This genomic interval carries:
- the sufC gene encoding Fe-S cluster assembly ATPase SufC — protein: MKIDDLRVSIEGKEIVKGLNLEIKGGEIHAIMGPNGTGKSTLASALMGHPLYEVTGGSVDLNGEDVLDMEVDERAQAGMFLAMQYPAEISGVTNADFLRSAINSRREEGQEISLMKFIRELDAKMGVLEIPSEMAHRYLNEGFSGGEKKRNEILQMMMIKPNIAILDEIDSGLDIDALKVVAKGVNEMRNEEFGCLIITHYQRLLNYIEPDFVHIMMDGKIVMSGGKELAQRLEAEGYDWVKQDLGMTVDTEA